In Dasypus novemcinctus isolate mDasNov1 chromosome 10, mDasNov1.1.hap2, whole genome shotgun sequence, one DNA window encodes the following:
- the LOC101414567 gene encoding olfactory receptor 5W2-like: MDRGNCSSLTEFLFIGIASNSEVKVTLFIILLAVYLINILANLGMIILIRLDSQLHTPMYFFLSHLSFCDLCYSTAIGPKMLMDFFGKNKSIPFFACALQFFIFCIFADSECLLLAVMAFDRYEAISNPLLYTVNMSSRVCSMLMAGVYLVGIADALTHTILTFRLCFCGSNEINHFFCDLPPLYLLSCSDIQVNELALFTIFGFIELTTISGVIVSYCYIILSVLKIHSIEGRLKAFSTCTSHLTAVAIFQGTVIFMYFRPSSSYSLDQDKITSMFYTLVIPMLNPLIYSLRNKDVKEALERLKNKRWF; this comes from the coding sequence atggaCAGGGGAAATTGTTCTTCCTTAACTGAATTCCTTTTCATAGGAATAGCTTCTAACTCTGAGGTGAAAGTGACCCTCTTTATCATACTTCTAGCTGTTTACCTCATTAATATTTTGGCAAATCTTGGAATGATCATTTTAATTAGATTAGATTCCCAGCTTCACACACCAATGTACTTTTTCCTCAGCCACCTCTCCTTCTGTGACCTCTGCTATTCCACAGCAATTGGACCCAAGATGCTGATGGACTTCTttggtaaaaataaatcaattcctttttttgcttgtgctctGCAATTCTTCATCTTCTGTATCTTTGCAGATTCGGAGTGTCTCCTGCTGGCAGTGATGGCCTTTGATAGGTACGAGGCCATTAGTAACCCCTTGCTCTATACAGTCAACATGTCCAGCAGGGTGTGCTCCATGCTCATGGCTGGGGTGTACCTGGTAGGAATAGCAGACGCTCTGACACATACAATATTAACATTCCGCTTATGTTTCTGTGGGTCAAATGAGATTaatcatttcttttgtgatttacCTCCTCTTTACCTCCTTTCATGCTCTGATATACAGGTCAATGAactggcattattcaccattttTGGCTTCATTGAACTGACTACCATTTCAGGAGTTATAGTGTCTTACTGTTATATTATTCTATCAGTGTTAAAGATCCACTCTATTGAGGGGAGATTGAAAGCTTTCTCCACCTGTACATCCCACTTGACTGCTGTCGCAATTTTCCAGGGAACTGTGATCTTCATGTATTTCCGGCCCAGTTCTTCCTACTCCTTAGATCAAGACAAAATAACCTCGATGTTTTATACCCTTGTGATTCCCATGTTAAACCCCCTGATTTATAGCCTACGGAACAAAGATGTGAAAGAGGCTTtggaaagactgaaaaataaaaggtggttttaa